Below is a genomic region from Streptomyces roseoviridis.
CGACGATCCGCACCTCACCCGTCGGCGCCACGTCGACCCGGTCGATCACCCCCCGCAGCCGCAGCCCCGACGGCAGCTCCGTCTCCACGAACAGCTCCCGCTCCGCCGGCTCGAGGCGCGTCGGATCCTCCAGCGTGAACCACCGCTCGACCAGCGCCTCCGCCTCCGCCAGCCACTGCGCGAGCCGCTCGCCGCGCTCGCCCTCGGCCTCCTCGGGGAAGAGCTCGCCCAGCTCCGGACGGGATTCGAGCAGCCGGTCCCACTGGCCCGGGATCAGCGCCTTCGCCCGCGGCGGCGTACGCTCCACCGCCGGCGCGTCGAACAGCCGCTCCAGCACCGCGTGCACCAGCGTGCCCCGCGTCGCCGCCGCGCTCGGCTTCTCCGGCAGCCGGTCGATCACCCGGAACCGGTACAGCAGCGGACACTGCATGAAGTCGCTCGCCCGCGACGGCGACAACGACGTGGGCGTCCGCGGCACGGACGCGTCGGCGG
It encodes:
- a CDS encoding RecB family exonuclease; this encodes MSTSEQPPAEPGSPLPQAPAADASVPRTPTSLSPSRASDFMQCPLLYRFRVIDRLPEKPSAAATRGTLVHAVLERLFDAPAVERTPPRAKALIPGQWDRLLESRPELGELFPEEAEGERGERLAQWLAEAEALVERWFTLEDPTRLEPAERELFVETELPSGLRLRGVIDRVDVAPTGEVRIVDYKTGKAPRPEYSEGALFQMKFYALVVWRLKNVVPRRLQLVYLGSGDVLTYDPVEADLLRVERKLHALWEAIRQATETGDWRPRPTKLCGWCDHRVVCPEFGGTPPVYPLPVVPVRPPAPGGEGLAVGPGPA